A window of Acidobacteriota bacterium contains these coding sequences:
- the glmU gene encoding UDP-N-acetylglucosamine diphosphorylase/glucosamine-1-phosphate N-acetyltransferase, translated as MASAACSPSRTTTSTPSWKTPASPKSSTRSPKPKVPKPLAALVLAAGRGTRMKSALPKVLHQAGGRSLLAHVLAAVRGAGIALGDIAVVAGYGLDQIRAALAELESGGLQIILQEPQLGTGHAVLAAQSWWQNYDHLLVVHGDMPLLSSATITSLAAAAAAKPHPACVLATAEPREPRAYGRILRNANHPERVVGIVEDGVATPVQRKIRELNAGFYCFATAPLAAALARLRTNNPHGEYYLTDTIALLAAGRSLVTSVALADDRECLGVNDRVELAQLDRDFRRRKAEALMRAGVTIQFPDAVVIDPDVEVGQDTVLESGVQLLGSTRIGANCRIRSYSILEDCTVADGVLIRSHCVLEKSRIDAAAQLGPFTRLREGAHIGEAAHLGNFVEVKKSRLGRASKANHLAYLGDATIGAGVNIGAGTITCNYDGSAKHPTTIADAAFIGSNATLVAPLEIGPGSYIAAGSVITDPVPADTLALGRARQTLKPGWPSKRRQKRD; from the coding sequence ATGGCTTCTGCCGCGTGCTCGCCCAGCAGGACCACGACTTCGACGCCCTCATGGAAGACCCCCGCTTCACCGAAATCCTCTACCCGGAGCCCAAAGCCTAAAGTGCCGAAGCCGCTCGCCGCCCTCGTGCTCGCCGCCGGCCGCGGCACCCGCATGAAATCGGCGCTGCCGAAGGTGCTGCATCAGGCTGGCGGCCGCAGCCTTCTGGCTCACGTCCTGGCCGCGGTGCGCGGCGCCGGCATCGCCCTCGGCGACATCGCCGTGGTCGCTGGCTACGGCCTCGACCAGATCCGCGCTGCGCTCGCCGAACTTGAATCCGGCGGCCTGCAAATCATCCTGCAGGAACCCCAGCTTGGCACCGGCCACGCCGTCCTCGCCGCCCAATCCTGGTGGCAGAACTACGACCACCTCCTCGTCGTCCACGGCGACATGCCCCTGCTCTCCTCCGCCACCATCACCTCACTCGCCGCCGCCGCCGCTGCTAAGCCCCACCCTGCCTGTGTTCTCGCTACCGCGGAACCGCGCGAACCCCGCGCTTACGGCCGCATTCTCCGCAACGCCAACCACCCCGAGCGTGTCGTCGGCATCGTCGAGGATGGCGTCGCCACTCCCGTCCAGCGCAAAATCCGCGAGCTCAACGCCGGCTTTTACTGCTTCGCGACCGCGCCCCTCGCCGCCGCCCTCGCCCGGCTGCGCACCAACAACCCTCACGGCGAGTACTACCTCACCGACACCATCGCCCTCCTCGCCGCCGGCCGCTCGCTGGTAACTTCCGTCGCCCTTGCCGATGATCGCGAGTGTCTCGGCGTCAACGACCGCGTCGAGCTCGCCCAGCTTGATCGCGACTTCCGTCGCCGCAAAGCCGAAGCCCTGATGCGCGCGGGCGTGACCATCCAGTTCCCGGACGCCGTCGTGATCGATCCCGATGTCGAAGTCGGTCAGGACACGGTCCTCGAATCCGGCGTCCAGCTCCTGGGCTCGACCCGCATCGGCGCGAACTGCCGCATCCGGTCGTATTCGATACTTGAAGACTGCACCGTCGCCGACGGCGTCCTCATCCGCTCCCACTGCGTCCTGGAAAAATCCCGCATCGACGCCGCCGCCCAGCTCGGCCCCTTTACCCGCCTTCGCGAAGGCGCCCACATCGGCGAAGCCGCCCACCTCGGCAACTTCGTCGAAGTCAAAAAATCCCGCCTCGGCCGCGCCAGCAAAGCCAACCACCTCGCCTACCTCGGCGACGCCACCATCGGCGCCGGCGTCAACATCGGCGCCGGCACCATCACCTGCAACTACGACGGCTCGGCCAAGCACCCCACCACCATCGCCGACGCCGCCTTCATCGGCTCCAACGCCACTCTGGTCGCCCCGCTCGAAATCGGCCCCGGCTCCTACATCGCCGCCGGCAGCGTCATCACCGACCCCGTCCCCGCCGACACCCTCGCCCTCGGCCGCGCCCGCCAAACCCTCAAACCCGGCTGGCCCTCCAAACGCCGCCAAAAGCGCGATTAG
- a CDS encoding four helix bundle protein codes for MALVTEVYKATGRFPAAEMYGLTSQIRRAAVSVPSNIAEGQGREGSKEFRHFLAIAKGSLQELRTQIRIAQNLGFLKAEEMGSMLEHSDEVARMPSGLLTSLKERSRLLATNH; via the coding sequence ATGGCACTCGTCACCGAGGTGTATAAGGCGACCGGGAGGTTCCCGGCGGCGGAGATGTACGGATTGACTAGTCAGATCCGGCGGGCGGCGGTTTCGGTGCCATCCAATATCGCCGAGGGGCAGGGGCGGGAGGGGAGTAAGGAGTTCCGCCATTTTCTGGCCATCGCCAAGGGGTCCTTGCAGGAGTTGCGGACGCAGATTCGGATTGCACAGAACCTGGGGTTCCTGAAGGCGGAGGAGATGGGGAGCATGCTTGAGCATTCGGATGAGGTCGCGCGGATGCCCAGCGGGCTGTTAACATCCCTGAAGGAGAGGAGCCGGCTGCTAGCCACTAACCACTAG
- a CDS encoding phenylacetate--CoA ligase family protein: MLDQVPTLLEKLFLGPSVPRRAALAQHAPRKWIERVQLAEFQSTLERVNTHSKFYRERFAERGINVRNVKRPEDLGDFYTTSQNLRERDTLEFVCCPPQAGFETTGTTAKNKRLYFSNEEVHDIGFEGAVGLWNLGLRPEDRVVDAFDYAFWNAGISLMHSLNAMGCFHMIASKLEPAEFYRRVRDYEFNVMVVDTAWLVSLTEIAERQGTWPVKFILSGSEAMSDRTRKWIEGVWNTKVYQAYGQTESLGASGIECPAQKGYHLNEANFIFEILNPNEEGFGELVFSTITRKVMPLIRYRSNDITRFLDEPCGCVLQKLRRIDAIQGRGDEIISCGMGMISPWIFEKLLAADARITDDWQVAVTQPESRDIIEIRLEVRDGAGGSSRELASREAALRQRFAEIFPYYQKNLQMGMFDLKVQWLPHGTLRGGGDGGRRKLRRVVDERLAPSLRGASPLAPRWSATPTSGDQ, from the coding sequence ATGCTGGACCAAGTCCCAACTTTATTGGAAAAGCTGTTCTTGGGGCCGAGTGTGCCGCGGCGGGCGGCGCTGGCGCAGCATGCACCCCGGAAGTGGATCGAGCGGGTGCAGTTGGCGGAGTTTCAGTCAACGCTGGAGCGCGTCAACACGCACAGCAAGTTTTACCGGGAGCGGTTTGCCGAGCGCGGGATCAATGTCCGGAACGTCAAGCGGCCGGAAGATTTGGGGGATTTCTATACCACGTCGCAGAACTTGCGGGAGCGGGACACGCTGGAGTTCGTCTGCTGCCCCCCGCAGGCGGGGTTTGAGACCACCGGCACGACGGCGAAAAACAAGCGGCTGTATTTTTCCAACGAAGAAGTCCATGACATTGGGTTTGAGGGCGCCGTGGGGTTGTGGAACTTAGGACTGCGGCCGGAAGATCGCGTGGTGGACGCGTTTGACTATGCCTTCTGGAATGCCGGCATCAGCCTGATGCACTCGCTCAACGCGATGGGCTGCTTCCACATGATTGCCTCGAAGCTGGAACCGGCGGAGTTTTACCGGCGGGTGCGGGATTACGAGTTCAACGTGATGGTGGTCGATACGGCCTGGCTGGTGAGCCTGACGGAGATCGCCGAGCGGCAGGGGACGTGGCCGGTAAAGTTCATCCTTTCCGGCAGCGAGGCGATGAGCGACCGGACGCGTAAGTGGATTGAGGGCGTGTGGAACACGAAAGTTTACCAGGCGTATGGACAGACGGAGTCGCTGGGGGCGAGCGGGATTGAATGCCCGGCGCAAAAGGGTTATCACCTGAACGAGGCCAACTTCATTTTTGAAATTCTGAACCCGAACGAAGAGGGATTCGGCGAGCTGGTGTTCAGCACGATTACGCGCAAGGTGATGCCACTGATCCGCTACCGGTCAAACGACATTACGCGGTTTCTGGACGAGCCGTGCGGGTGCGTGCTGCAGAAGTTGCGGCGGATTGACGCCATTCAGGGGAGGGGAGATGAGATCATTTCCTGCGGCATGGGGATGATCAGCCCGTGGATATTCGAGAAGCTGCTGGCGGCGGATGCGCGGATTACCGACGACTGGCAGGTGGCGGTAACACAGCCGGAGAGCCGGGACATTATTGAGATCCGGTTGGAGGTGCGGGACGGGGCGGGCGGGAGCTCGCGCGAGCTGGCCAGCCGGGAAGCGGCGCTGCGGCAGCGGTTCGCCGAGATATTCCCTTACTACCAGAAGAACCTGCAGATGGGGATGTTCGACCTGAAGGTTCAGTGGTTGCCGCACGGGACACTACGCGGCGGTGGCGATGGCGGCCGGCGGAAGTTGCGCCGCGTAGTGGACGAACGGCTTGCGCCGTCTTTACGAGGGGCTTCGCCCCTGGCCCCCCGCTGGTCGGCCACCCCTACTAGCGGTGATCAGTGA
- a CDS encoding inositol-3-phosphate synthase: protein MRAMPAGREQSMSASAKNQSPRLGVLLVGMGAISTTLVAGVAAVSQGMGRPFGSLTQLAQVTPPGGKKSVALSEYLNLVPLENLVFGGWDIHRGNAYEMAVAAAVLEPMQLAAVKPALEAVTSMPGIHDAQYNRRAEGSFVKPQTNKFEQAEALREDIRGFKKKHNLDDVVVLWCGSTEVFLPIGPAHQNLKIFEAAMKENEPTIAPSMIYAYASLQEKCSFVNATPTLTVDLPVMIELAKAQGCPVSGKDLKTGQTLLKTILAPGIKQRMLGLAGWFSTNILGNGDGATLDDPAAFKTKEESKLSALTHILQPEAYPELYGKVSHQVKINYYPPRGDNKESWDNIDIIGWLGYPMQIKINFLCRDSILAAPLLLDLALLSEAAKRAGEAGALEWLGFYFKSPQTLHGKPEHDLGAQYQILQSAFHRLAPKLQGATVRA from the coding sequence GTGCGGGCAATGCCCGCCGGGAGGGAACAAAGCATGTCTGCATCGGCTAAGAATCAGTCTCCGCGTTTAGGTGTCCTGCTGGTCGGCATGGGCGCTATTTCGACAACGCTCGTGGCCGGGGTGGCGGCCGTCAGCCAGGGGATGGGGCGTCCGTTCGGGTCGCTCACCCAGTTGGCACAGGTGACGCCGCCGGGCGGAAAAAAGAGCGTGGCGCTGAGCGAGTACCTGAACCTGGTGCCGCTGGAGAATCTGGTTTTTGGGGGATGGGATATTCATCGGGGCAACGCCTACGAGATGGCAGTGGCGGCGGCGGTGCTGGAGCCGATGCAGTTGGCGGCGGTGAAGCCGGCGCTGGAGGCGGTGACGAGCATGCCGGGGATCCATGACGCCCAGTACAACCGGCGCGCGGAAGGCAGCTTTGTGAAGCCGCAGACGAACAAATTCGAGCAGGCCGAGGCGCTGCGCGAGGACATCCGGGGCTTCAAGAAGAAGCACAACCTGGATGACGTGGTGGTGCTGTGGTGCGGATCGACGGAAGTGTTTCTGCCGATTGGGCCGGCGCACCAGAACCTGAAGATTTTTGAGGCGGCGATGAAGGAAAACGAGCCTACCATCGCGCCCAGCATGATTTACGCCTACGCGTCGCTGCAAGAGAAGTGCAGCTTCGTGAACGCCACGCCGACGCTGACGGTGGATCTGCCGGTGATGATCGAGCTGGCGAAAGCGCAGGGCTGCCCGGTGAGCGGCAAAGACCTGAAAACGGGGCAGACGCTGCTGAAGACGATTCTGGCGCCGGGGATCAAGCAGCGGATGCTCGGCCTCGCGGGGTGGTTCTCGACCAACATTCTGGGCAATGGCGATGGCGCGACGCTGGACGATCCGGCGGCGTTCAAGACCAAGGAAGAGTCGAAGCTGTCGGCGCTGACGCACATCCTGCAGCCGGAGGCGTATCCGGAGCTATACGGCAAGGTGTCGCACCAGGTGAAGATCAACTACTATCCGCCGCGCGGGGATAACAAGGAAAGCTGGGACAACATTGACATCATCGGCTGGCTGGGCTACCCGATGCAGATCAAGATCAACTTCCTGTGCCGCGACAGCATTCTGGCGGCGCCGCTGCTACTGGACCTGGCGCTGCTGAGCGAAGCGGCGAAACGGGCGGGGGAAGCGGGAGCGCTGGAATGGCTGGGCTTCTACTTCAAGAGTCCGCAGACGCTGCACGGCAAGCCGGAACATGATCTGGGGGCGCAGTATCAAATTCTCCAGAGCGCGTTTCATCGCCTGGCGCCGAAACTACAGGGAGCGACGGTCAGGGCGTAA
- a CDS encoding SDR family oxidoreductase encodes MTDGLTGKIALVTGAARGIGRAIALRLARGGADVVVNYVTSAEEARSLAGEIRGIGRRAEIVSADATSTEGIAAIFGAVKEHFGALDIFINNAIDVGTYGPVMRQRLAGWDHTVNGNTNALLLSAQKAVPLMKGRRGKILSLSSLGSQYYIPGYASIGVTKAATEALTRYMAVELGKEGINCNTLSGGPIDTESLRRFANFQQMKEACENLSPAGRIGTPEDLAEVAAFLCSDAANWIYGQTIIADGGLSLLSVG; translated from the coding sequence ATGACGGATGGGTTGACGGGGAAGATTGCGCTGGTGACGGGGGCGGCGCGGGGGATCGGGCGCGCGATCGCGCTGCGGCTCGCGCGCGGGGGCGCGGATGTCGTCGTCAACTACGTCACTAGCGCGGAGGAAGCCCGCTCGCTGGCCGGGGAGATCCGGGGGATCGGGCGGCGGGCGGAAATCGTCAGCGCCGATGCGACCAGCACGGAGGGGATTGCCGCAATATTCGGGGCCGTCAAGGAACATTTTGGGGCCCTGGACATTTTTATTAACAACGCCATCGACGTCGGGACCTATGGGCCGGTGATGCGGCAGCGGCTGGCGGGGTGGGACCACACCGTCAACGGCAATACCAACGCGCTGCTGTTGAGCGCACAGAAGGCGGTGCCGCTGATGAAGGGACGGCGGGGGAAGATTCTGAGCCTGTCGAGCCTGGGGTCGCAGTACTACATTCCCGGGTATGCCTCGATCGGCGTGACCAAGGCGGCGACCGAGGCGCTAACGCGGTATATGGCGGTGGAGTTGGGCAAAGAAGGCATTAATTGCAATACGCTTTCGGGCGGACCGATTGACACCGAGTCGCTGCGGCGGTTTGCCAACTTTCAGCAGATGAAGGAAGCGTGCGAGAATCTATCGCCGGCGGGCCGGATCGGGACGCCGGAGGATCTGGCGGAAGTGGCGGCGTTTTTGTGTTCGGATGCCGCCAATTGGATATACGGACAGACCATTATTGCCGACGGGGGTCTGTCGCTGTTGAGCGTCGGCTAA
- a CDS encoding acyl carrier protein, which produces MPMPEISANENEVLKIRETADHVLASRHDEILGTVRSAVAEVLGREENEVQANSSLMNDLNAESLDFLDLLFRLESAFGIKIPRGGIQRATQGSLTDAEFQQNGLLTEAALDRLRVLMPEVTPGKLKTGLTSREIPALFTPETFARLVAWRIGEMEAEKAAAK; this is translated from the coding sequence ATGCCTATGCCTGAAATCAGTGCCAATGAAAACGAAGTCCTCAAAATCCGGGAAACCGCCGATCACGTGCTGGCCAGCCGCCACGACGAGATTCTGGGCACGGTGCGCAGCGCCGTGGCCGAGGTGCTGGGGCGCGAGGAAAACGAAGTGCAGGCTAACAGCAGCCTGATGAATGATCTGAATGCGGAATCGCTCGACTTTCTGGACTTGCTGTTCCGGCTGGAGTCGGCGTTCGGCATCAAGATTCCGCGCGGCGGGATTCAGCGGGCGACGCAGGGGTCGCTGACCGACGCCGAGTTTCAACAGAACGGGCTGCTGACGGAAGCGGCGCTGGACCGGCTGCGGGTGCTGATGCCGGAAGTCACTCCGGGCAAGCTGAAGACCGGCTTGACGTCGCGGGAGATTCCGGCGCTGTTCACGCCGGAGACCTTCGCGCGGCTGGTGGCGTGGCGGATCGGGGAGATGGAGGCGGAGAAGGCGGCGGCGAAGTAG
- a CDS encoding beta-hydroxyacyl-ACP dehydratase, which yields MRYLLLDRISELKPGSHAVGSKCVAMTEDYFNDHFPAFPVVPGVLLVEAMAQLAGRLISYSVETDGGSRVLPVLLGIEKARFRKFVRPGDTVEVRAEIIGLVDGAGRCRCTAKVGGKAVASAELMLGYDTGQNQVIPPASRATLDAWAENINRTLMEGCTILAPEGEPV from the coding sequence ATGCGGTATCTGCTGCTCGATCGAATCAGTGAGTTGAAGCCGGGGTCGCACGCGGTGGGGTCGAAGTGTGTCGCCATGACCGAAGACTACTTCAACGACCACTTCCCTGCTTTTCCCGTGGTGCCGGGGGTGCTGCTGGTGGAGGCCATGGCACAGCTTGCGGGGCGGCTGATCAGCTATTCGGTGGAGACGGACGGGGGCTCGCGGGTGCTGCCGGTGCTACTGGGGATTGAGAAAGCCAGGTTCCGGAAGTTTGTCAGGCCGGGAGATACGGTGGAAGTGCGGGCGGAAATAATTGGACTCGTCGATGGCGCGGGACGGTGCCGCTGCACGGCGAAAGTGGGCGGCAAAGCGGTGGCGTCGGCAGAACTGATGCTGGGGTATGACACGGGGCAAAACCAGGTGATTCCGCCGGCGTCGCGGGCCACGCTCGATGCCTGGGCGGAAAACATCAACCGGACGCTGATGGAGGGCTGCACGATACTGGCGCCGGAAGGAGAGCCGGTATGA
- a CDS encoding beta-ketoacyl-[acyl-carrier-protein] synthase family protein has translation MSERRVVVTGLGAITPLGHTVAETWAGLRAGRCGIGPLTLFDASTFETRIGGEVKDFQPEKVRELVQREGRQEIAEALDRKNSFGWVAAREAFADAGLTPGSKDAEPRRLGISLGTEGRRDSLLPELAERKLRPADVAARRKALAEVPSWEYLRYSPYGLGYILAAEFEARGPITTISTACTSSSQALGYALDAIRSGAADVMLAGGAECLMEPTMVAGFILLGALSKNNDHPLQASRPFDRERDGFVLAEGGAMLILEEAEHARRRGARVYAELAGFGMSINAYRITDMPPDGQGPMLAMKAALADAEITPGDVDYVNAHGTSTLQNDSSETAAIKRSLGERAYKIPVSSTKSMTGHMVNAAGAIEALIAVKTIVESYVPPTINYEHPDPVCDLDYVANRGREQKVRTVMSNSFGFGGSNGSLVLRAYE, from the coding sequence ATGAGCGAGCGGCGCGTGGTAGTGACGGGGTTGGGGGCGATTACGCCGCTGGGGCATACCGTGGCGGAGACGTGGGCGGGGCTGCGCGCGGGGCGGTGCGGGATTGGGCCGCTGACGCTGTTTGACGCCTCCACGTTTGAGACGCGGATTGGCGGCGAGGTGAAGGACTTCCAGCCGGAGAAGGTGCGGGAGCTGGTGCAGCGGGAGGGCCGGCAGGAGATCGCCGAAGCGCTGGACCGGAAGAACTCGTTTGGCTGGGTGGCGGCGCGGGAAGCGTTTGCCGACGCCGGGCTGACGCCGGGATCGAAGGATGCCGAGCCGCGGCGGCTGGGCATATCGCTGGGCACGGAGGGGCGGCGGGACAGTTTGCTGCCGGAGCTGGCGGAGCGGAAGCTGCGGCCAGCGGATGTGGCGGCGCGGCGGAAGGCGCTGGCGGAAGTGCCGTCGTGGGAGTACTTGCGGTACTCGCCGTATGGGCTGGGCTACATTCTGGCGGCGGAGTTCGAGGCGCGGGGGCCGATTACGACGATTTCGACGGCCTGCACGTCGAGCTCGCAGGCGCTGGGGTATGCGCTGGATGCGATCCGGAGCGGAGCGGCGGATGTGATGCTGGCGGGCGGAGCGGAATGCCTGATGGAGCCGACGATGGTGGCGGGCTTCATTCTGCTGGGGGCGTTGTCGAAGAACAACGACCATCCGCTGCAGGCGTCGCGGCCGTTTGACCGGGAACGGGATGGGTTTGTGCTGGCCGAAGGCGGGGCGATGCTGATTCTGGAAGAAGCCGAGCACGCGCGGCGGCGGGGAGCGCGGGTTTACGCCGAGCTGGCGGGGTTTGGGATGTCGATCAACGCCTACCGGATTACGGATATGCCGCCGGATGGGCAAGGGCCGATGCTGGCGATGAAGGCGGCGCTGGCGGATGCGGAAATTACTCCCGGCGACGTGGATTATGTGAATGCGCACGGCACCTCGACGCTGCAGAACGATTCCAGCGAGACGGCAGCGATCAAGCGCAGCCTGGGGGAGCGGGCGTACAAGATTCCGGTGAGCTCGACCAAGTCGATGACGGGGCACATGGTCAATGCCGCGGGCGCGATTGAGGCGCTGATTGCGGTGAAGACAATTGTCGAGAGCTATGTGCCGCCGACGATCAACTACGAGCACCCGGACCCGGTATGCGACCTGGACTACGTGGCCAACCGGGGACGCGAGCAGAAGGTGCGCACGGTGATGTCGAATTCGTTTGGGTTTGGCGGCTCCAATGGAAGCCTGGTGCTGCGGGCGTATGAGTAA
- a CDS encoding beta-ketoacyl-[acyl-carrier-protein] synthase family protein has protein sequence MEAWCCGRMSKTKRRVAITGAGAVSPLGNAVTEIWAALRAGTSGVGTVPHMSLEAYRTHVGGAVRDFQPRKYIRDPKTLKLMTRPVRLGVAALELAVQDAGLDETRAGLAPERVGSYVGSPGHAGDRDELLPALDLSYGADGLDLKRFGADGIPIINPLWLLKSLANLGLYFVSMRLGAQGPNANICMSGAGGTMAVGQAFQAVRSGRVDMALAGGYESLLDEERLESFEPTGLLYVGDGMGPGASRPFDRDRAGFVVAEGGAFVVLEELEHARARGAKIYGEVCGYGSASSGVPERPNDTAAAYEAAMEAALADAGMDAAEVGGIYAHGMANAVGDRAEAEAMAQLLGGRKSQTPVTAIKSLTGNLLAGSGPLELIGALGAFGAEGFIPAILNCEHPDPDLGLDFVRGEARTGSFRHLLLNASGLGGNAASLVVDHPVD, from the coding sequence ATGGAAGCCTGGTGCTGCGGGCGTATGAGTAAGACGAAGCGCAGAGTTGCGATCACAGGCGCCGGGGCGGTTTCGCCGCTGGGGAATGCCGTGACGGAGATCTGGGCGGCGCTGCGGGCGGGCACGAGCGGTGTGGGGACGGTGCCGCACATGTCGCTGGAGGCGTACCGGACGCATGTGGGCGGGGCGGTGCGGGACTTTCAGCCGCGCAAATATATCCGCGATCCCAAGACGCTGAAGCTGATGACGCGGCCGGTGCGGCTGGGGGTGGCGGCGCTGGAGCTGGCGGTGCAGGACGCCGGACTGGACGAAACGCGCGCGGGGCTGGCGCCGGAGCGGGTGGGCAGCTATGTGGGTTCGCCGGGCCACGCGGGCGACCGCGATGAATTGCTGCCGGCGCTGGATTTGTCGTACGGCGCGGACGGACTCGACCTGAAGCGGTTTGGCGCCGACGGAATTCCGATCATTAACCCGCTGTGGCTGCTGAAGAGCCTGGCCAACCTGGGACTGTATTTCGTCAGCATGCGACTGGGAGCGCAGGGGCCGAACGCCAATATCTGCATGTCGGGTGCGGGCGGGACGATGGCGGTGGGGCAGGCGTTTCAAGCGGTGCGCAGCGGACGGGTGGATATGGCGCTGGCGGGCGGGTACGAATCGCTGCTCGATGAGGAACGGCTGGAGAGTTTTGAGCCGACCGGGCTGCTCTACGTAGGCGACGGAATGGGGCCGGGGGCGAGCCGTCCGTTTGACCGGGACCGGGCGGGGTTTGTGGTAGCGGAGGGCGGCGCATTCGTGGTGCTGGAAGAGTTGGAGCATGCACGGGCGCGGGGCGCAAAGATTTACGGCGAAGTGTGTGGCTATGGCAGCGCCAGCAGCGGCGTACCCGAGCGGCCGAACGATACCGCCGCGGCGTACGAGGCGGCGATGGAAGCGGCGCTGGCGGATGCGGGCATGGACGCGGCGGAAGTGGGCGGCATTTACGCGCATGGAATGGCGAATGCGGTGGGCGACCGGGCGGAGGCGGAAGCGATGGCGCAGCTTCTGGGCGGACGGAAGAGCCAGACGCCGGTGACGGCGATCAAGTCACTGACCGGCAACCTGCTGGCGGGTTCGGGGCCGCTGGAACTGATTGGAGCGCTGGGAGCGTTCGGCGCGGAGGGATTCATTCCGGCGATTTTGAATTGCGAGCACCCGGATCCGGATCTGGGGCTGGATTTTGTGCGTGGCGAAGCGCGCACGGGATCGTTCCGCCACCTGCTGCTGAATGCCAGCGGTTTGGGGGGCAATGCAGCTTCGTTAGTTGTGGACCACCCCGTTGACTGA
- a CDS encoding 3-oxoacyl-ACP reductase FabG: MWTTPLTERLQGQAVLVTGASRGIGRAIALRVASEGARVGVNYRAGAEAAQGVVEEITHKGGTAVALPGDVADAASAQALVAAAREKLGGLDGLVNNAGIVRDNLLLGMEEQEWGDVLGTNLTGMFHCCQAAAKLMVRQRHGRIVNLSSTCGERPNRGQVNYAAAKGGVNALTKALAQELAPRNITVNAVAPGMIETEMSANVRALASEQILAAIALKRYGQPEDVAAAVAFLLSADAGYITGHILNVDGGLA, from the coding sequence TTGTGGACCACCCCGTTGACTGAGCGGTTACAGGGACAGGCGGTGCTGGTGACGGGCGCGAGCCGGGGGATCGGGCGGGCGATTGCGCTGCGCGTGGCGAGTGAAGGCGCGCGGGTGGGGGTGAACTACCGCGCCGGCGCGGAGGCGGCGCAGGGCGTGGTCGAGGAGATTACGCACAAGGGCGGGACGGCGGTGGCATTGCCGGGCGACGTGGCGGATGCGGCGTCGGCCCAGGCGCTGGTGGCGGCAGCGCGGGAGAAGCTGGGGGGACTGGACGGGCTGGTGAACAACGCCGGCATCGTGCGCGACAACCTGCTGCTGGGGATGGAGGAGCAGGAGTGGGGCGACGTGCTGGGAACGAATTTGACGGGCATGTTCCATTGCTGCCAGGCGGCGGCGAAGCTCATGGTGCGGCAGCGGCACGGGCGGATTGTGAATTTGTCATCCACGTGCGGCGAGCGGCCAAACCGGGGACAGGTGAATTATGCCGCGGCCAAAGGCGGCGTGAACGCATTGACCAAGGCGCTGGCGCAGGAGCTGGCGCCGCGCAACATTACCGTGAACGCGGTGGCGCCGGGGATGATTGAAACCGAAATGAGCGCGAACGTGCGGGCGCTGGCGAGCGAACAGATTCTGGCCGCGATTGCGCTGAAGCGGTATGGGCAGCCGGAAGACGTGGCAGCGGCGGTGGCGTTTTTGCTCTCGGCGGATGCAGGCTACATCACCGGACACATTCTGAATGTGGATGGAGGACTGGCGTGA